From a region of the Cygnus atratus isolate AKBS03 ecotype Queensland, Australia chromosome 3, CAtr_DNAZoo_HiC_assembly, whole genome shotgun sequence genome:
- the CCN2 gene encoding CCN family member 2 translates to MSPSSLAAALLLLVALLGPDEARGQECSGQCQCGAGPGPSCPAGVSLVLDGCGCCRVCAKQLGELCTERDPCDHHKGLFCDFGSPANRRIGVCTARDGAPCVFGGMVYRSGESFQSSCKYQCTCLDGAVGCVPLCSMDVRLPSPDCPFPRRVKLPGKCCEEWVCDEPKEQTAVGPALAAYRLEDTYGPDPTMMRANCLVQTTEWSACSKTCGMGISTRVTNDNAFCRLEKQSRLCMVRPCEVDLEENIKKGKKCIRTPKISKPIKFELSGCTSVKTYRAKFCGVCTDGRCCTPHRTATLPVEFKCPDGEIMKRKMMFIKTCACHYNCPGDNDIFESLYYRKMYGDMA, encoded by the exons ATGTCCCCGTCCAGCCTCGccgccgccctcctcctcctcgtcgcCCTCCTCGGCCCG gaCGAGGCCCGCGGGCAGGAGTGCAGCGGGCAGTGCCagtgcggggccgggcccggccccagcTGCCCCGCCGGCGTCTCCCTGGTGCTCGACGGCTGCGGCTGCTGCCGGGTGTGCGCCAAGCAGCTGGGCGAGCTGTGCACCGAGCGCGACCCCTGCGACCACCACAAGGGGCTCTTCTGCGATTTCGGCTCCCCCGCCAACCGCAGGATCGGCGTCTGCACCG CTCGGGACGGCGCCCCGTGTGTCTTCGGCGGCATGGTGTACCGGAGCGGGGAGTCcttccagagcagctgcaaGTACCAGTGCACCTGCCTGGACGGGGCGGTGGGCTGCGTGCCCCTCTGCAGCATGGACGTGCGCCTGCCCAGCCCTGACTGCCCCTTCCCGCGGAGGGTGAAGCTCCCCGGCAAGTGCTGCGAGGAGTGGGTCTGTGACGAGCCCAAGGAGCAGACTGCTGTGGGACCTGCTCTGGCTG CGTACAGACTGGAAGACACTTACGGTCCGGACCCGACCATGATGCGTGCCAACTGCCTGGTACAGACCACTGAATGGAGTGCCTGCTCCAAGACCTGTGGCATGGGCATCTCAACCAGGGTCACCAACGATAATGCCTTCTGCAGACTGGAGAAACAGAGCAGGCTCTGCATGGTCAGACCTTGTGAAGTGGACCTGGAGGAGAATATCAAG aaaggcaaaaagtgCATTCGCACCCCCAAAATCTCCAAGCCCATCAAGTTTGAGCTGTCTGGCTGCACCAGCGTGAAGACCTACAGAGCTAAGTTCTGTGGTGTCTGCACTGACGGGCGCTGCTGCACACCCCACAGAACAGCCACCCTCCCCGTGGAGTTCAAGTGCCCTGATGGGGAGatcatgaaaaggaaaatgatgttCATCAAGACCTGCGCGTGCCACTACAATTGCCCTGGAGACAACGACATCTTTGAGTCTCTGTACTACAGGAAGATGTATGGAGACATGGCATAA